GCAGCGCACACTGATGTCCTCCACAGAGAAGCACACACTGATGTCCTCCACAGGGCAGTGCACACTGATGTCCTCCACAGAGCAACAAACTCCAATGTCCTCCACAGAGCCACGCACACTGATGTCCTCCACAGTTGACTAATCCCTGGGCGAGTGGTGCTGGCAGTGTCCCGGGAGGAGAGTCCTATCATCGGCCTGCCAACTCCAGAACAGCACAGCAAACAGCCTCACTCTCTGGATTAACACAGAGAGGAAAGGCTCACCACTGACGGCAAAgcaggatgtgtgtatgtgtgtttgttgtggagTGGTGGAAGACAGACTACAGAGAGCTCATGAGACTGGGGCCAAAGTCACGTCACAGCACACTGGATTACagcattctcatttccggcctTTAGTATTAAGAACACAGAGACGAGGTAGAACAACAGCATGGATTagatgttagagagagagaacctccGAAGATGTCTGATCGTCACGGGAATGAGACACCACATCAGGAAATGTTGCTGAATTCTGATTGATCTATGAGAGGGGTCCTGAAAGAATGcagacaacattgacatttttcATTCACAAATTCATTCATGAGCATTTACACAGAttttaaacacacacccaaacatatCTATCTAAAAAAGGCATCAGGGCAGTCACTCTGCCCTGTTCCCACATGAGTAAATATGGTTTGGCTGAGTTATATTACGGGATATTGTGGGAGAAGCTAACAAATGGATTAGAGCCCAGAGTGGATTAGAGCATCCAGCCCACCTGGAAGAGCTTCACTTCTTCCTGAAAGAAGCAGCCTTGTTAGGGGCAAGACCCTTGCCTATGCATGAGACTGATACAGGAATACATTAGACCTGGAATgaatgtttctctgtgtgtgtctctgtacccCAGATGGCTAGCTCCATGCATTAGCAGATAAACCCCGCTCCGCAGCTGTAGAGGTTGATTCAGTCTCACAGAAGGAACGGTATCTCAGTGTTAATCTGCAGCTTAAAACAACCATTAACCACTGAATAATCTGAATGCCTCTGGATTTACCTGGTATGGTTATGTGTTTGTGGGGGCAGACAACAGCAACTACACAGAGTGAGAGGGATTAGGACATGGaattgtgtctgttctttcacaaacacaatccTCCCATACTGCTTAGCGTACATTGTTCGTTCACCTGTCTGTTAACAGTTCACTCACACTGTCCTCTCCCACTAACCAAAAGACAATGCATTCAAAGAGTGGAGGGGCATTATAGACAGAAAGAGCATATGTATAATAAATGGGTTTGCATGCTGCAAGACCACAAGCAGTAGGCACATTCTACCCGTAGATAACAGAGGAAGCCTCCCAGATTCCAGGCCTCATAGTGCCATAGCCATCAACGCAGTAGGCTGGATAAGGCTGACACAGAGGTACTGCAGCTGGCCCTATTTCCTAACAGAGACTTCCCATCAGGGGGGACACGTGGCAGTCACTTACCATAGTCACGCAATAACCAAAGAGGACTGGAGAAAGGGATTGTCAATAAATAATgctcttatatatatatatatatatacacacacacacacacacatccacgctgACGTCATCATGGTGTTCGACTTTAATCTAGTATCATCCTCTCATAACATACGGAGCATAAGCAGCAGATATGAATATGATGCACACAATTCGCACTTGGTTTGACTCATGTTACATAATTAGGCTGCAAATGGGGTAGACAATGGCCTGACATGAGGCTGATGCAGACAGCAGACATAGGGGAAGAGACATGGAGGGGGAATGAAgagacatggaggagggggaatgggaatgaagagaaatggaggagggggaatgggaatgaagagaaatggaggagggggaatggGAATGAAgagacatggaggagggggaatggGAATGAAgagacagggtggaggagaggaaagatgggCATGTTTGATTGACAGCCCTGGATAAACTCTTTACGTAActctacagagagaagagactaAATCCAGATGAGATTAGGATCAGGACTCTCTACCCTCGCTCCATCCATGCATCTCTCAAATAAACACATTATTATCATAACCAACATCTGATAAAGACGTTGACAGGTTGTTTTCACccttaataaaaaaaacttaaaaaacacacattttatcTTTCAAACCTtgactgtaaacacagcaaatagtTTTTGTTTCATGTATCAAAATATGAGTTCTGTTAGAACAAACATTGGTCAATAAAAACAGAGGAGGGTCCTGAGTGGGCTGCAGGAGAAGGAACCCTCAGGCAGGGTGTGTGACTCCTGTCACTAAGAGACTTGTGCCAGTCCTATCTAAACCCCCAGGAAACCAGGAGGGTCCGAGCCCTTAATAGAACACGGCTCCCAAACCTTTTGTCGCACTGCCCTCTACAGGTCATGATACAGAGGTGCATTACAGGAATCAGGATTCAAATTGTTACTGTAAATGTCCTGATGTCCTTTCTTACTGTGCCTGAGTTGGTCACTTTCCAATCTTGATCCTTAGTTCTTTCATCTTCAAATTAAAATAAGCCTGAGTTTATACATGTTTTTACATGTACTGAATCACCAAATAGTTCTCCACAGTATCACACATATCACGCTCATAGTAGAAAGACTATTGGTTTCCATGCTGCAACGAAAGAAAAATACTCACAAAAATAAGCTATTTCCAAAAAGAAATTTACTTGAAAATGATATGGTTTTAGTTTCAGAACAATCGTTAATCACAAGTAGTCATAGCTGTCAGCTGAACAGTGAGACCAGGTGTCTAACTGAGCAGGGCTGGAAAGAGCTGCAGGGTCTCTGGGTGCCAGAATGTCCTCACAAGAACAAAGAACTCAGACAGAACCAGAACCTCTCCAGATTATACATATTAGGCCCATATCCAATCTTCCCCAGTCAAGTACACTGCAGAACCTTGTTGTGGAGGATGGCCTCTGAGGTGACAGACTGGTGCTGGAGTTAGAGGGGAGAGAAGTCATTATACAACCAAACATAATCCTAATTCATAGTTCCAAGACCAGTTAGGCAAATCTGCCTCAACATATTTTCTGAAAGGCTGCTTGCATGTTGTATAACTGTTTGACTATACTGAGTCAGGTTTATAGGCAACTATTGGATTATTACTATCAACTAGCTGGCCAACACATAGTGCCATTGGTAGTAGACAAAGAAGTAGTTATCTGCACTATTGAAAATAAATTGTCTTCGCTCATTTTGTACAAAAGATGGTTTGCGGCTCTGTCCATGGATTCCTTGGTGTCTTCTCATGTTTGAGTCTTAGGTCGTACAGCTCATTCATATAAACTCATTACTGTTCATATTTCTTCCTACCAACTACAGCCATAGCAGCAGCTGCACCGGCGGACAGTAGCCGGTCCCGCTCCCgcacctcctcctgcagcttgGCCTCGCTCACGCGCAACTGGCGAATGGTCGCCTTCATTTCCTTCATTTTCACCTCCATGAGCGCGATGATATCCCGTTGTTCATTCAGTTTCCGCAACAGTTCAGCAGAAGTGGTGCCGGTGGTGAGCGAGTACGCGTGGTCCAGAGGGCTGCTGAGCACGCTGACGTACTGCACTGTTTGTTGGTGGGCAGCGGCCAAGGCCTCTATAGGAGATAAGGTCTCTCCGGCCAGGTCAGTAGAGCTAGAAACAACCGCTTTGAGGCAGGTCCCGTCTCCCTGAGCTGGTAGACTGGCTGTGCCAATATATTCGCCGTTCTGGTCTATTTGTACCACAGGGTTGTCGCTGTTTGAATTGGTACCTGTATCGCTCCCGGCTGTTTCTGCTGCAATGTGGGCACTTGAAACAACGTTGGTGATGACAATGTTGCCAGCAGGAGTGGAACAACGTTTAGGACTGGAAAGAGGAGCAGGGGTTGTTGTGGTCACCTTCCTGTTCCTTCCTCTGCGGCTCTTACGTTCGTTCACTCCTCTAAGCGGGAAAAGAGTTGGAACTCGAATGGTGTACGTTTTTCTTCCACCAGCAAAATGAACGCTGCACACTCGGTGGCCAGTTGTAGGTTCGAAGGTATTGAAACAACCGCTCACCCCGGTCCGAGAGATATTCTTTAGCCAAACCTCCCTCTGAGTGGCATCCTTGGGAAATGTATAAAACCGTAGCTCTCTGTCCCGGTGAGAGTTGTTATAGCATCCAGGGACACAGCAAGTGAATCCAGGCATCTTTATTCAGACGCAATGAAGACCAGTTCCTTATTATTTTGAAGTTTGGTCAAATTTATTTTTGTTTCGTTCTCCTTCGAGTTGTTATCCAGCTCAGCGGCCTTGAAGCGGAACTACACGTCCCACAATGcttacaacttcctgttttggttCATAAACAGGTTGTCGACGCATacaatttaatttattttaaatacTTCCGCATATATTGAATTATGGAGACATCACACATTTCtaaatatatttgtttattttggacATCATGGAATCTAAATTGGTTGACCCAGTATTCATGCATTCGAAGGAAATGTCAACCAGAGCACATTGTCAATAAGAACTACAATTCCCAGAGTTCAGTTCAAACCCTGTATTTACTCGCGAGAGAGACTTGAATTCAAAGGCGGGAGTCGgataaacacaaaaaaactgCCAGGGTAAGCTACTACAAACAATTTAGTAATACACTGAGTCAagactgtattttattttatttttacaatatactgtacattccaGTTGAGTTACCTCGATTAAGCTATTGCTGTTTGCGTTTTCATGAAAAAGGAGTTAGCATTAGTTTAATGACGGTGTTAGCCAACCAGCCAGTTTAATTATGACATGAATAGCTAATACTAGTGTGGACGATCAGTTGTTTCATAATATTGGAGGCTAATAACATTAAAGGGTATGACGAATGCAGGAGTCTACGTAATATGAATACATAGAAACCTGTACAGCTGTTTTCTGATTGGCATAATACGTAAGTTGGCATTATACAGTTTGTCAGCTAGCTCTAGTATAACCATTACGCATTACTACAACAGATCAGACTCCGTCCGACAAGAAATGGATTCTGTTGACGAGGACTTGTCTGCTCGGATCCTCCTGAAAAATGTCCTTCATGCAGAGCCGTCCAGGTCTCCCGTTACCCGCAGGTAAGTCGTGCGGCCTCCCGGTAATTTTAGATCCAAAATATATACCAGGCACTCAACATGGCCTCCAGAACCACGATGTTCTGTCCTGACCCTTGACTCACACTACTAGTAGGTCGTCGAAGGCTCAGCCCCCGGTCTCCGGCCCACGACATAGTGCCAGGCTGAGGAGGAGTGAAGCTGGAGCTCTGACTCCCCAGGAGGCCTTAAGACACAGTATGAAGCAGAAGCTCCGTGAGGTAAGGCAATGTAGAGCAACATGATCATCTGATGAACCCACCGCTaccaccccatcccccccactgTCAGGCATTTCCAGGCTTTGCGTTTCATCATACTCATGTTTTCCAGAGCACTTCCAGTCTGTCGCTGCCTCCCAGTAAAAGGCGGACCGTGTCTACTGTGGTGAGGAAGGTAAACATACCTACCCCAACTGCAGTCTCACTTCTGTACCACGACGAGGACATTACACCAAGGCACCTTCTGAGGGGCATTCTGCAAACTGGTACGTTGATGACCTCTGAGCTTATCTCATTCAGTGTTGCTAGGTGAATTGAGGACTATATGAGTGCATACACTGTCTGTTGATCAAAGCGCTATTTCCACCATCTCTTTGTATCAGAGCCAGAGACATCACTGCTCATACAGGACCGGCCTATCAGGAAGGAGCTTGTACTTCCTTCAGCAGACTCCAGTCTTAACAGCAACCGTCCAAGGTGAGCACACGCaatatttgctgaatttctGAACGACTCATTTCTCAACGTCCTCATTGGTATCTTTAGTTGTGTTTGACAGATGCTAACGATAATGCATGGGTTTATATGTGAGTGTGGTCTGATGTGTTGTTTCTTCCTTGTAGTACTGGGCTGTCAGGACTGGACCTGCCTGATTTGACCACGATGGACGTGGGTAACCCTGTGAAAGCACTGAGTAGAAAGCGACCACGCCGGAGCCTTAACGTTACAGCGTTCGAGGGGCATCTGGAGGATGGTAAAGTCAACATGTAGTATATTTTTCAATTACAACAGCAAACTTTACATTAGCTGTAACTTGTTTGGGGGTTACTTGTGAGCAGGTGGAGACCAGGAAGGTGCAAAATCTGCAGAGGACCTCTCAGCTTTGTCTTCCACTTCTTTGAGGTAAGAAGCTGCACAGCCTTACCCGTTCTTGTGTCTTATGACTTTCTATTTCCACGCTGTGATTGGTGAGCCGTGCCGAGTCAGTAAGACGTTAAACTGTTTTCTCCCAAGTTAACAGCAGTGAATGTAACTGGATGATTTTGCCCTCGCCTTCTCTAGCTCTGTCACCCTAAGTCTGAAAACTCCCTTTGTTGACAAACGTCCTGAGATAAGGGGTCTTCAGAGGAAGGTAGAACATTGTCATAAAATCGATGTGGAGGAATTTGATGCAGCCGTTCAGAGtcgagagagaggtggacatcCAGGTAAGACACTCTACAAgcaccctccttctcctctaggTCTGTTCTGTGGGGCTACAAGCAGCACCACGTTATCTGTAGCAGTAAAATGGGAAAGCTTTTGACTGTCATTTGCTAAAATGCTTGTCTCACCTTTCTCGGCCAGATTTGTCTGTTGGATTGCAGTCTCACTGTGAGACTGTGGAGCAAGAAGGCTTCACCTTGCACCTGTCTGATCTCAACGACCCTGACCTCACAAGTGATATCATTGGCAGCACAGAGCTCTATGCCCAACCTGCCACCATGAGTGAGACCTTCACCATCACACAGGATAAAGACACTGTTACCGCTACTCAGATGCAGAGAGActtggagggagtggaggataaACAGGAGGGAGAGCTGGAGTCTAAGGAGATGGAGCTAGAGGAAAGAACGGAAGGGATGTCTGGAGAAACTGGGCAAAGAGGAGGCTCACTGAGACCAGAAAGAACTGCATCACAAACAGAGGAAGTGGATTTTGGACGCTTTCTGACAGGGGAAGAAAATGAAGTAGGATCTCAGACAGGAataggagaaagagaagcagcAGGAAAATCTCAGACAAGTGAAGAAAAAGACCCAGCCGAGtctcagacaggagaagaagaagcagcagagtctcagacaggagaagaagaagcaggagagtctcagacaggagaagaagaagcagcagagtctcagacaggagaagaagaagcagcagagtctcagacaggagaagaagaagcagcAGATTCTCcgacaggagaagaagaagcagcagagtctcagacaggagaagaagaaaaagaagcagCAGAGTCTCcgacaggagaagaagaagcagcagagtctcagacaggagaagaagaaaaagaagcagGAGAGtctcagacaggagaagaagaagcaggAGAGTCTCGAACAGGAGAAGAAGCAGCAGAGTGCGACTGGGAGGACAGTGGGAAGCAGGTATCAGAGCACTTCAGTCAAAGAGCGTTCCGCTCAGAAGGTGGGGCCAAGCTGCCTGTcatgatggaaggagggaggggctatAAGAGCATGGGGGGGACTCTTCACCCAACAGATCCAGGTGAGTCCTCTACAATCAATGGCAGATGATCCTCAGCTAATTGTAACATGCTTTGGAGGTGTTCATGGTTTTTAATAATGTGCTGCTGGTCTGTTTCCATTGGAGACTGATTCATTAATTCAACTGCCAGTAATGGTACTGTGGTATGTCTGTAGGTGGTGCTGGACGGAGGGCTGAGGGAGACCTGCCTAATGAGTTGCAGAGTGGGCCTGGTGCATCAGAAAGtgaacacctccacacagctacCCTGGGCAGTGTCTCTCCATCACCGCACCACCTGGGAAACAAAGCAGAACAGAGGGGTTCCAGTGGAGCTGAGGACAGTCCTGGTCATGTGGAAGAGAACGCCATGCCTCCTCTCGAGATGATTGCAGAACCAGAGTACCACACCACCAACAGAGATTCCTCTCCACTGCACCCCCAGagccaggtggaggaggaggaggaggaggggggggaggaagaagaagagggagaggatgggagtgaGAGTGAAGGTTTAAACCCTAATGTGCTTTCCAGTAGAATGGATAGATGtatatgggtttgtgtgtgttttctgtggagATGACTCCCTCTGTTGTTCCAGAGCTCTCTATGAAGACTCCTGCGtttgtcagagagagaaggaaagctcCGTCCCTGGACACCCTAGCCACACCCACTGTCTTCAGAGAGAGTCAGCCGAGGCAAGTCACAACTCACCTCAGATCACGTACCATTCCTTCATCAGTGGTGGGAGGATTGTTATGAGTCAGTTGTGTGGactaatatatgtgtgtgtgtgtgtgtcgctccagtgtgtcagtgggGGGGGTGAAGCCCAAGGCAGTAAGGAAGAAGCAGGCTGCCTCAACAAAAGACTCTGGGCTCCCCAAAAGCTACATCATGAGTGTGTTCAAACACTTTGCCAAGACCAAGGTTTCTGCTGATGTTTACCCAGTCCTCAAAGAGATGTAAGCAGCTATCTACCCTCATAGCACACTGAGCAGCAAACTACCTTCCTTCTAGCAGAGATTATAGGCTTTTTCAAATGATCTTCAAGTGGTTTCAGGATATTGGATACATTAA
The window above is part of the Osmerus mordax isolate fOsmMor3 chromosome 13, fOsmMor3.pri, whole genome shotgun sequence genome. Proteins encoded here:
- the cenpt gene encoding centromere protein T encodes the protein MDSVDEDLSARILLKNVLHAEPSRSPVTRSRSSKAQPPVSGPRHSARLRRSEAGALTPQEALRHSMKQKLRESTSSLSLPPSKRRTVSTVVRKVNIPTPTAVSLLYHDEDITPRHLLRGILQTEPETSLLIQDRPIRKELVLPSADSSLNSNRPSTGLSGLDLPDLTTMDVGNPVKALSRKRPRRSLNVTAFEGHLEDGGDQEGAKSAEDLSALSSTSLSSVTLSLKTPFVDKRPEIRGLQRKVEHCHKIDVEEFDAAVQSRERGGHPDLSVGLQSHCETVEQEGFTLHLSDLNDPDLTSDIIGSTELYAQPATMSETFTITQDKDTVTATQMQRDLEGVEDKQEGELESKEMELEERTEGMSGETGQRGGSLRPERTASQTEEVDFGRFLTGEENEVGSQTGIGEREAAGKSQTSEEKDPAESQTGEEEAAESQTGEEEAGESQTGEEEAAESQTGEEEAAESQTGEEEAADSPTGEEEAAESQTGEEEKEAAESPTGEEEAAESQTGEEEKEAGESQTGEEEAGESRTGEEAAECDWEDSGKQVSEHFSQRAFRSEGGAKLPVMMEGGRGYKSMGGTLHPTDPGGAGRRAEGDLPNELQSGPGASESEHLHTATLGSVSPSPHHLGNKAEQRGSSGAEDSPGHVEENAMPPLEMIAEPEYHTTNRDSSPLHPQSQVEEEEEEGGEEEEEGEDGSESEELSMKTPAFVRERRKAPSLDTLATPTVFRESQPSVSVGGVKPKAVRKKQAASTKDSGLPKSYIMSVFKHFAKTKVSADVYPVLKEIMERYFDRLSDDLETFAAHAKRKTIEVEDVELLLRRQGFVTEGTPVNVLIEKYLPMEYRKLLIPVATSGNQVIPKQKR
- the thap11 gene encoding THAP domain-containing protein 11, which translates into the protein MPGFTCCVPGCYNNSHRDRELRFYTFPKDATQREVWLKNISRTGVSGCFNTFEPTTGHRVCSVHFAGGRKTYTIRVPTLFPLRGVNERKSRRGRNRKVTTTTPAPLSSPKRCSTPAGNIVITNVVSSAHIAAETAGSDTGTNSNSDNPVVQIDQNGEYIGTASLPAQGDGTCLKAVVSSSTDLAGETLSPIEALAAAHQQTVQYVSVLSSPLDHAYSLTTGTTSAELLRKLNEQRDIIALMEVKMKEMKATIRQLRVSEAKLQEEVRERDRLLSAGAAAAMAVVAPVCHLRGHPPQQGSAVYLTGEDWIWA